A stretch of the Paludisphaera rhizosphaerae genome encodes the following:
- a CDS encoding helix-turn-helix domain-containing protein, with amino-acid sequence RKAGVAKRTDAWVLSDRDAVRVLVCLSNDRPRFRDVVEGTGLDNAACLRLLKRLRRDQVVGRRQAGRHGVYALTRRGRSLWEAVYRTLLIAEAAQGIDVQVEAASVPEPSQAVHEEVAELPDVSVGRVIDFTRITASEMKVRILIALSAGPMTSRQIIAATKANCAAMSSHFSGLRLTELIELQRSGDSWIYSITPKGRKLASALIECAAG; translated from the coding sequence CACGAAAGGCCGGGGTCGCAAAGAGGACTGATGCATGGGTCCTGTCGGATCGGGACGCCGTCCGCGTCCTGGTCTGCCTGTCGAACGACCGGCCGCGATTCCGGGACGTCGTCGAAGGGACGGGGCTCGACAACGCCGCATGCCTTCGCCTGCTGAAGCGTCTCCGTCGCGACCAGGTCGTCGGTCGTCGCCAAGCGGGGCGGCATGGGGTCTACGCCCTGACACGCCGGGGACGCTCCCTCTGGGAAGCCGTCTACCGCACGCTGTTGATCGCTGAAGCCGCCCAGGGGATCGACGTCCAGGTCGAAGCCGCAAGCGTCCCTGAGCCCTCTCAGGCCGTCCACGAAGAGGTTGCCGAGCTTCCCGACGTCTCAGTCGGCCGAGTGATCGACTTCACTCGCATAACGGCAAGCGAGATGAAGGTTCGCATCTTAATCGCCCTCAGCGCGGGACCGATGACGTCCCGCCAGATAATCGCAGCCACCAAGGCGAATTGCGCGGCGATGTCCAGCCACTTCAGCGGGCTCAGACTCACGGAACTAATCGAACTACAGCGATCGGGTGATTCGTGGATTTACTCGATCACCCCGAAGGGCCGAAAGCTGGCGTCTGCTCTGATCGAGTGTGCGGCGGGATGA